In the genome of Ovis canadensis isolate MfBH-ARS-UI-01 breed Bighorn chromosome 21, ARS-UI_OviCan_v2, whole genome shotgun sequence, the window cacataaatattttaaaaagagtaataaCACCCCAAGAGTTGATGGAACCCTCTCCCATTCAGCACAGCATCTCTTCAACATGTCTGCCCTTTGGCCTCTGCCATAATCATCTTCATATCGGACAATTGCACAAGCCTCTACCCTCGCCTCTCTGCCCATTCATGCTCCAgggtgttttttttcctcccacgGACATTCAATTTCTCACGTTATCCTTATTACATTATTCTGGAAAAGAACAAATCATATCGTTAGAGCTGCTATACCAGTGTCTTGCAGACAGAACTGGAATCCAGGTTCTAACTGTCTTTGATTCTACACTCCTTTGCAAGCCCCACAATGCTCTTTACAACCAGCTACCAGTCTACAATTTCAGCCTCATCTGCTGCCCATCACTCATTTGATCAACAAGCAATGAGCAACGACTACATgccaggggattcccaggtggcgcagtggtaaagagtctgcctgccgatggaggagacacaagagacacaggttcgatccctgggtcgggaagatcccctgaagtaggaaatgggaacccactccagtattcttgcctgaagaattccatggacagaggagcctggtaggctacagttcatgtggtcacaaggagacagacacaactaaacaattGAGCACACTACACGCCAGACACTGTCACAGATGTCTGGGATCCATCCgtgaacaaagagaaagaaaatttctgcTCTTGTGGCATtcccatttgttattttctttttttgtccagGAGGTAAGTGGGAGGAAACAAACAATAGACACAGCTTTATAGAGACTGTTAGAATGTATCAAGTGCTATAAACAAGCAAATAGAGCCAGGTAAGGGAGATTGGAGCTGGAGGGGCTGGGGCATTAAACAGCAAGATaggcctccctgagcacaggACATCTGAGCAAAGGCTTGAACTCTTCCCTTTTATGAGACATGCTGATGCgcactgtttcctctgtctcaAATGTTCTTCTGGTGCCTCTCCACAAGCCTCGAAACCAGCTCCGTTTTCACCTCCTCGATAAAATCTTTCCAAGTGTACCCAGAATCTCATTCATCTTTTTGTATGATCTTTTCTGTGCCACTTGCTGCCTATTCATTGTAAGTGTGAGTTTATGGGACTGGATACCTCTTCCAGACAATAAGCTCTTAAAGGCTGGTATCTGCCTCAtaatgcttgtgtgctaagtgtCCAGCTTTGTACATGGTAGATGACCACTGACACAACAGAGGAGTAGGATGTTTGGAGTTGGCTAGAGAAACTTGCTCTGAGACTCTAGAGCAAGGGAAAAAGATGGAAGTGATGCAACTGGAATGCCCGACTCTCCTGACCGCTAGTCGCTCACCTGTTTGATGATATAAGTTAGCTCCTCAATTTCCACTGCCTTATCGTCAAAGAGGGACTTGCGCTTTGCCACTGCAGAGACAAACAAGAAGCCACCACAGGTGAGGTCGGAGACCAGACTCAAGACAGTATGGTTCCTCAGCCCTCCAGTGTTCACTGCCCAGCTCTGAACGGTTCAGGAACACTCACAGATTGTCAGCTTCTCCAGCTTGGCAAATGTGTTGCTGAGGTCTTTCCCAATGCGCCTGCAAATGAGCACAAATGAGAACACtgtggaagggaaggagagggcctTTCCCACCTTAGCACCAGCACAACCAATCCCAGTCCTCACCACCAAGGTCACTGCAGGCAAGACTACCTCTCCTCAGACACCAGCCAACCCACCACATAACTTCTCCCAACTTACTTGGCCATGAGGGTAAATTCACTGCGTTGCCGGACAGCACGCAGAGCCGGCTTGTTTGTCTGGATTCCATTCTGAAAGGCAACGTCAAGAAGTAAAACTTTAGTTTTCCCTCCCCACTGCCAGCTTTCACTATTACCCAGGTATCCTCTAAACTCGCCCTCTAGCACTAGCGGCATCCTCTGCTGGACAGGCCACACAAAACGTGATGCCACCACTTACTAGAAGGGGGGTTGGGGACAAGTGACTTAAACCGCTCtgaatctctgtttcctcttatgtaaaatggagacaattcTACACATCTCCTTTTGTTGTTGCTAAGATTAAAAAACATAAGGGTTATAAATTATTTTAGCCAAATACCAGGTCCATGATAAGCACTGAATAAATGCTAACTAGTATTACCATTCTATTCCTCCAACTGGGGAATTGAGAGGATAAACAGGAAGCTCTTGGAGTGGATATAGAAGAGCAATTGTAAACAAGAACtgagcaataaaaatatttaaaatcacagtTACTCAGTTTCCACTTGGATTCAGAAAGTCTGGACCAAAggaatcaaattttttaaaaaagcactcccaggtgattttattaaaattactttacttggaaagtttctttcattttacagatataaAAACTGAGGTCCAACTAGATTAacttccatgttgtcacaaagcaAACTTGGTAGAATTATACTGGAACGAGAATTTAAAGCGTTTGTCTCTGAGCTAAATAAAGGTTTTTTCTAGAACCTGTTCCTTATCCAAACCAAATATACTGTAATCACTTCTTGCCCTGAAGTATTCGTTACAGAATAGCAACCCTAGATTCCTgattaaataaaacaacaacaaagtctggATCCTTGCCTCTAGATTAGCTAGCCCAACTTTTCTCTGCTGCTTGTTAGATCCTACCATCCCAAGCTGGACCAGGtctccatcaggctcccccaagAATTACGGTGCTGGAGCATCCCCTCTCCCAGGTTTGAGTAAGACTCACTGCCTCTCCCAGTCCAGGTCCTTACCTGACGGCTCTGCAGGGACTTGCAGGCTGACAGGAACTCCTGGGTCCGATCCCGGCAGGACATGGTGTCGGGAGGGGGAGGGACCAGGGCCACTGGAGGGGGCAGAGGGGCGATGTCGCTGCTGCTACTGCCAGCAGTTGCAGGGGACAGGACCTGTGTCTTTGAGAGACCCAGGTAGACACCCTGATCCGTGTTCTTAGATCCGTACCGTTTCCGCGGGATCATTGAGACGCATAACCTCGGACTGTGGTGGAGGGGAGAGTGTCATTCCCCAGGCAGCCTCCTTCTCCACCAATCCCCCCGCCCCAACCAGCAGTTCTTCGGGGCCCCTCTGAACTTGGCACGGAGTTTCGAGCCCGAAGCCACACGCAGATCCTGGGACCGGCCCGCAGCTGACAGGATCCTGCTTCATCTGCGGCCCAAGCCGTCCCCCTCCTCAGACTCTTCTTCCAACTTGGTTCCGGCGGCCACAGCGCGGGCCGGGGCCCTGAAGTAGAGGCAGGGCCAGAGCCAGGTCCTGTGGCTCCAGCCCGTCCCGTGCAACTGCCCCAGGCTCTAACTGGGCCCTCTCGTATCCAAGAGTTCCTCCGACTCCTCAGGGAGAAACGGTGACGGACCACCTCAGAGGGACACACTTCGGTGGGCGGAGGGGGGAAATCTCTAGGTGTTTATTTGAAGCAGGAAGTCCCACCCTCGCCTCGCCCAAGTCCCACCTTCTGGAAGTCTGCAAACACTGATTAGCTAACGAGGACGTCCTTCTTAAAGGGGCTTTTCCGATTGGACAGCGAGGTATTCGCTCACTCCGAGCCGGGCCGGCAAGACTTGCCCGCTTGGCCCTGGTTCCCTTCCCCCCGCCCGGCGCCGTCCCCGGAAAGAGCGGCCCAGAGCAGGCACGGCAGCCAGACCCTACCGAGTCCTACCTCCTTTTTGCCGCCTGCCGCCGCCGCCACTGCTACAATCTCCCAGATCgtcacctcctcctccccctggaGCCGAAGCCGCCGAAACCCGACCAAAGACTAGAAGCCGCCACGTCACCCACACGTAACCCCACCCCCGGTGACGGGAAGGCGGTGCCACGCCTCTTAGAGCTCGGCGACCCAAGAGGCACGCCCCTCGACCAAAACGCAGGTGTTAATTCGCCCTCCCATTGGCTAGGCTACCCCTGTGGCCCCGCCCCCAAGGAACTAGAGCCGGGGCCCCAGGGGACTGGCCAGCCTCAGGGATGGAGCCTTAAAGAGCCCGCGACCCTGGTGGTGCCCGCGCTCTACGTGCCCAAAGCAGAGGCACAAGCGCTTAGGCAGGTACACGTTAGAAACTTTATTCTCTGAAGGCTGCGGAGGAGTGAGAACGGGGCTGGAGTCACCCCTTCTCCGGCTCCTCCTGGATCCTCTCCTGATCGCACTCCTGGATCCTACTCGCCGGCTTTGGATTCTGGACTGCCTGCCTCTTGGTTGACCGAGAGGAACCCCGACGGCTGAACATGGATAGCCGCCGCCACAGCACAGTGATCAAAAGACTTTCGTTCGACCTGCGATCCCGTTGCTCCACCGAGTCCGCATCAGTGCCTGTGAGGATGCGAGGCTGCTGAGTTCTAGTCTCCCTAGTCCaacctcctggtggtccagtcccCACTCCCAGCTCCCTGGGCCCCCTGGTGTGTCTCCGGTCCCACCTTCTGACCCGGCCTCCTTGGCCTGCTCATCCGAAGTCTGAAAGTCCTTATCTTGGCAGCAGCCCATGGCCCCGCATGCGGCCCTGCACTCGGTGCCACCCACGCCAGCCGGCAGGTTCCTGGCCCTGCTTTTGTGACGTCAGATACCCCCACCACCCCAGCTCAGGGAGCCGCCACCACTTTCTCCCATCACAAAAGGCTCAAGGTCATGGTACGTTTTAAGCTGTTTATTTACAAAGTGAGCACAAGCTCTTCAGGAGCTGGTGGACCCAGGCcgtttcttctttctctgtctggcttggaGAGCGCCTTGGGTCTGCTCCCAATCGGGGAGCTTCCGCTTGGCAGCTGCCTCCAAGGAGGCCCAAAGTTCAtctgtctctgtgtcttctgAGGGCACCTTGCTGGGCTCCTGAGGCTCTTGCGGTTCATCCTGGTGAGTGGGAGAAGCCCTCCGGAGTCAGAGGTACAATAACAGACCCACCGGGAGGAGAATCATTCCTCCAGGCACCACCCCTTGTTTCCTGCTCCTAAAAACCATGCCCATCCAtgctcctggacttccctggtggctcagctggtaaagaatctgcctgcaacgcgggagacctgggttcaatccctgggttaggaagatcccctggaaaagggaatggctacccactccagtattctggcttggagaattccatggacagaggagcctggtgggctacagtccatggggtcacaaagagttacacaTGACTGAAtgtctttcacttcacttcatccatGCTCCTATGTTACCCTTGGCAATGACCCTGTCAGGACTATACCCAGCAGATGGATGGACAGTCTCAGGTCTAAGTTCCAGctgcttcccttccctcttcacaGAGAGATCCTCACACCTGTACCCTTAGCTCCCACATTCCCAGACCCAAGAGCTTACCTCCCAGTTATCCCTGCCTGACAGGAGGAGGCAGTTCAATTGAGATTTGAGATAAACCTAGAAGAGATGAGGGACCTTAAGGGGCCAAGTCTGCTGAAACAGAAACAAgaatgggggagggaggagggcacaAGAGGCAGGAATGAGTGGTTTCTCACCTTATGCTCCAGGCCCCGTGGATTCCGGATCCTGTGTATCCTCAAGATTCTGTCCAAACCACAGGAGGCTAGTAGGGGCTTTGAAGGGTGGCACTGCAACCCTCGGACGCTGCCTGCCAGTCCCTTTAGACAGCCCAGCAGGCGCCCTGGAAAAAGGGGGCAGGTATCACTGCTAACTGGTCAGCCAACaaccatttattgagtgttttctGTTCAAATCCCTTTCTTTCACCATTTAATCCTCGTTTAACATAATGCTGACATGGCAGTTAGCATTAACATCTCCATTTTTCAggtgaagaaactaaggcacagggAATTGACaaagtaatttgtccaaggtcacacagttggcagaaccaggattgaacctggttctggCACCTGAAAGAGGGCTCAGCAGCTCCACCGCCCCGTCAGGGGGGAAtcctgcccttcctccccacccctgacCCCTGCAAGGCTCCCTGGTCTACTCACCTTGCCGGAGGTCAATTTCTGCCAGCTGCCCATGAGTATTCCCCACAATCACTGAACTGAGGAGGAGACCAGAGAGACACACATGGGGTTGGTCAGCAGAAGCCCCCGAGTCCTCCCCAAGCCCCACTTTGCCCTCTACACACTCACTTGCCCTCAGGAGTGAGGGTCATGGCTGTCAGCGGGTACTCTCCGTAGGTGGCCTCAAGGACTGGCCTGCGCTGAGGGGAGGCTGGATCATAGACACGGACCTGGAAGAAGGCTGAGGCATCACCACAGCACCTTGACTCTGCATAGCCCCCTGGCACCTCTACATCTTCACTTCccctcatttgttgttgtttagtcgctaagttgtttccaactcttctgtgaccccatggactgtagcccaccaggctcctctgtccatgggatttcccaggcaagaatactggaatgggttgccatttccttcttcaggggatcttcccaacccagggattgaacccaagcctcctgcattggcaggcagattctttaccactgagccaccagggaagcccccctaccCCATACACTGCTTTTACAATCCACTCTTTCAGAGAAACTTTCTCATTTGAAACACACCCTTCTTCTCTGAGTGCTGAGGAGTAGAGGAGAGCTGCTGAGGAACACGAACATATAGAGCTGAGAACAGAGGTTCCCCCAGGCTAGGAGCAGCAGCATCCCCATGGTCTGCATGTGTGAGCTTTCCATCTATACTCCCCTTTCATGATGCAAGAGCAAGCTGGCCCAACTGTCAGAGTTGCTGAAGTCAAACAGAGGAAAAAGTTAAGCctggacaggaaggagagaggaagcccTCATATGTGTTCTGAGCAGAAGTGTATTACCAAGAGCAGACTTCAGTATGCAGAGCAGAGGAAGCAGGGCAAATGTAGCCCCACCCAGTCCTGCCTGGGTCTTAGAATttcaaattccctggtggtccaatggttaggactccgaaCTTCCActtcagattcgatccctgatcagggaagtatGATTGCCACGCAgcgtggtcaaaaaaaaaaaaaaaggcccagcTGAAAAGATCCCCAGTTGGGCCTTTCCTATACAGCTGAGGAGCAGAGACCAGCCAGATATTACAGATACTAGAGGGTCATAGTTGGGTCCCAAAGCAAATTAGAGACTGCCATCAGGACCAGAACCCCGTTCTCTTGATACCCAGTCCACTTCTTCTCATAacatgggccccacgtgattctACTATGAAGGGGACACTCCCTTCTTTCTTCCaggtgggaagaaaaggaagaattacaGTTCAAGCAACTCCTTCCTAGAATGTAGTAAGTGAAGGTCATTGGCTTAGCCACTCGGCTGAACACGCGGCTGGGGAAGTGGTCCTTCTTCTGGGAGCTCAGGGATGACTCAAGGATGGAGAGAAGAGTGGCTGTGCCAAATGGTGGGGACCGAGCCTGCAAAGAGCAAGCCTCCTGTTTCTCCAGGAAGCTGTGTGAGCCCAGAAAAAGTTAGGGGTTAGATGTGTGCCTTACCTGGTGGTACCCTGTACAGGTGACGAGCTTCTGTGACTCTGGGAGGAACTGTATGTCCTGGTCCCAGATGGGAACCCGCAGGTCGAGCCAATCATTCCGTACCTGGTGGGGTCGGTAGATGAGGGACAGAGCTGGGAGGGTCTCAGTGTGTCCCTTCCTTCTGCCCTCTGTCATCATCCCCTAAAACCCTGCCAGTCTCCAATTCAAAATCAGTGGCCTTGACTCATGGGAATTCGGACCCAGGTCCTCTCCACCCACCATCACTCACGTTCTTGGCCCTGAACAAAGGCTCCTCAGACCCCTGCAGGTCCCACACCTTCAGAGCATTCTCCTTCCCACCTGTGGCAACGATGTGGGGGCGTGCTGGGTCTTGGCGCATCCTACATACCCCAGGGCCCACCCTCAGTTCCAGGAGCTGAAAAGAATGAGAGAGCGGAGATGAGAGTCACTTCCAGATCCTTAATCCTCCTCCTCCAAAGCCTTCATTGGCTCTACCCTGGGCCCCACCTTCCCCAACCATCAGGATCAGGATGAGGGGGGATCTCACTGGGTCAGAGGATGCCTCCTTGTCCTGGTCAGGCCAAACTCGAAGAATCCCAGAATCCACACATGTGATGAGGGTGCTGCAGGCAAAGAGAGGATAGAGTTAAAAGAGCAGGGGTAAATGGCGTTCTCTGTCCCCAGTCGACCCACCCCCAAATTCATTATGAACTAGACTCCCTCCTACCAGCCCTGTTCCTAAGGAAGCCTCCAGGTAACTCAGGTCTGGGCGGGGCTTGATGGCTGTTATTTAATTTCCTCGTCAAGCTAATGGTTTACTGGTCTTATAAGTAAGGAAAGTGAAGCTACAAAAAATTATAAGATTTGCCACTCAGCTATAAATGTCAGAATCAGAGCTGCAATCAAGACTGTGATACTGCAAAGTCTTTGCTATTCCACAGCTCCACCTGGGGCACATGGCCCTGCTGGTCTTTCTTGATGTGGTCACCAGGAGTCAGAGCTCTGAAAGCACTGAAATGGGACTGCTCTGGATTTAGTGTTTGGTCAGAATCAAACACCAGCTTCCTCTCTCAAGTTCCCTGTTCTGGGTGTCAGACCAGACAAGCCAATCTCTCCCCAGGATCTGTACAGCCCAAGCCCTCTGCTTTTTCTCATATCTGCCCACCCTCCACAACTAGGTTCAGGCTCTGGGTTTTCCTGGGCTGTGGCAACAGTCTCCAATCCATCTCCACATTCCTGCAGGCTCACAGCTCTGAACACAGTGTTTCCTGCTCAGAAACCAATCATGCCTCATTACCTACAAAACCGCAGATTGCTCAACCTGACACTTAAAAGCACTTTGCCTTAAATCCCAACTTACCTCGTTCATCTTATATTAAAATGCTTcctcataaatttttaaaaagggggaaaaaaaagtttcctggGCTTCAACccccagttcagtttagtcgctcagttgtgtctgactttttgcgaccccattgactgcagcacttgaggtttccctgaccatcaccaactcctggagcttgcccaaactcctgtccatcgaactggtgatgccatccaaccatctcatcctctgtcattctcttctcctgccttcaatcttttccagcagttctttgtatcaggtggccaaagtactggagtaatgcatattcaggactgatttcctttaagactgactggcttgatctctttgcagtccaagggactctcaagagtcttctctttaaCCCCCAAATGCTGTTTATCTTCCCTGTGATGTGCCCTGTAGCCTCACACCAATCCTTGGCCTCTGCTCAAGCAGGAGCCTCTTTCTAGAATGCCCTTACTCCTTTCTCCATCTGTCAAAATTCTACCCAACCTTCAAGGCCAAGTTCAAATATTCCTCCTCCCCCGCTCCAGCCTTCCAGACTCACCTGTCAGAATTAACCTCACCAAACCGACACAGTCAGCTCATAGCCTCTCTCTTCACCTTCAGAAGAAAACTAAGCCTgcaacccagcatttcttattCTTTAGGAGCTTTGCCACTTTGTTGGTGGTTGTTAGCCcgcatttaaaaacatattctaaacttccctagtggctcagttggtaaagaatctcctgcactgcaggtggtatCCTGCAGTGCCGGAAACtggggaagattcgctggagaaggaaatggcaattcgctccagtattcttgcctggaaaaccccagacagaggagtccggcgggctgcaaagagtgggacacgactgagcgactaacacttttactttcaaactaTTAAATAACGTGCTCAGGGTCATCCAAAAGGTTATTAcgccaaaaaacaaaactctggaaGTAGCGAACTCTATGATGGCAGATACTGTGGTTTACCTAAGCCTTTGAATTTGCCCAGTGCCTATAAACAACCGAATAAGTGttccataaatgtttgttatAGGAAAGAACGGACGAAGGCAGGAAAAACGTCCCTGTCATGCAGACCAGGTTCATGTCACCTCAGGATTGATTGCCACTACTCGGTCGTCCAGTGGGAGCCTCAACGCTCTCGCTACGACCTGAGCGTTTCTGCAAGGGGTTTGGTCTTACCCGTCGACCT includes:
- the WDR74 gene encoding WD repeat-containing protein 74, with product MAAAAARWNHVWVGTDTGILKGVNLQRKQAANFTASGQPRREEAVSALCWGADGETQILVGCADGTVKHFSTEEGRFQGQRQCPGGEGTFRGLAQVDGTLITCVDSGILRVWPDQDKEASSDPLLELRVGPGVCRMRQDPARPHIVATGGKENALKVWDLQGSEEPLFRAKNVRNDWLDLRVPIWDQDIQFLPESQKLVTCTGYHQVRVYDPASPQRRPVLEATYGEYPLTAMTLTPEGNSVIVGNTHGQLAEIDLRQGRLLGCLKGLAGSVRGLQCHPSKPLLASCGLDRILRIHRIRNPRGLEHKVYLKSQLNCLLLSGRDNWEDEPQEPQEPSKVPSEDTETDELWASLEAAAKRKLPDWEQTQGALQARQRKKKRPGSTSS